In bacterium, the following are encoded in one genomic region:
- a CDS encoding alcohol dehydrogenase catalytic domain-containing protein, producing the protein MAKYKAVVWTDVYKIKVVEKPTPKPGPGKVLLKIKAAGICGTDLHILAGKHPEAKPPLVPGHEFAGVVADVGKGVDKKLIGTRVGSDSYLGCGECKYCLARRPQLCEKGTREIGINVDGGWAEYVVAPRENIYMLPENVDFSLAGAGCILNCPMAAIETVKVEPGDIVLIIGDGPSTLIMIQLARLKGASKVIIAGHREGRLSLALELGADQVINTHSEDLSKLINSLPRKPHVVIDAVGKAETFAMALSLAGREGRIHLFGLPEEPANNIPLHLLLFKELTIVSSTGAPALWQASMDYISRGYIKVAPIISHRFSIDKAPEALEFIMNNPKEIIKAIFEMNGR; encoded by the coding sequence ATGGCTAAGTACAAAGCAGTGGTATGGACAGATGTTTATAAAATTAAAGTTGTGGAGAAACCAACACCAAAGCCAGGTCCGGGTAAGGTGCTTTTGAAAATAAAAGCAGCAGGAATATGCGGTACAGACCTTCATATACTGGCTGGTAAACATCCAGAAGCAAAACCTCCCTTGGTTCCAGGCCACGAATTTGCAGGTGTAGTTGCTGATGTAGGCAAAGGTGTAGACAAAAAACTTATAGGAACCAGAGTAGGTTCAGATTCATACCTAGGATGTGGTGAATGCAAATATTGTTTAGCAAGGAGACCGCAACTTTGTGAAAAAGGGACGCGTGAAATTGGAATTAACGTAGATGGCGGATGGGCTGAATATGTTGTTGCCCCGCGTGAGAATATATACATGCTTCCAGAAAATGTTGATTTTTCCCTGGCAGGAGCAGGTTGTATTTTGAATTGTCCAATGGCTGCTATAGAAACAGTAAAGGTTGAACCAGGAGATATAGTGCTTATTATTGGTGATGGACCGTCAACTCTTATTATGATACAACTTGCGCGCCTTAAAGGAGCATCAAAAGTTATCATAGCCGGACATAGAGAAGGACGTCTTTCCTTAGCTCTTGAACTCGGCGCAGACCAGGTGATAAATACTCACTCAGAGGATCTGAGTAAATTAATCAACTCGCTTCCAAGAAAGCCGCATGTGGTCATAGATGCAGTGGGGAAAGCGGAGACTTTTGCAATGGCACTTTCTCTTGCCGGACGAGAGGGTAGGATCCATCTCTTTGGTCTGCCAGAAGAACCTGCAAATAATATACCACTTCATTTGTTGTTATTTAAGGAACTTACAATCGTAAGTTCGACAGGCGCACCCGCTCTTTGGCAAGCATCAATGGATTATATATCTCGAGGATACATAAAAGTAGCTCCTATTATAAGCCATAGGTTTTCAATTGATAAAGCTCCTGAAGCTTTGGAATTTATTATGAATAATCCGAAAGAAATTATTAAAGCTATATTTGAAATGAACGGGAGATAA
- a CDS encoding sugar phosphate isomerase/epimerase family protein: MKLSCLPVSYFKEIINGDMSIGEWAHQAATIGLDAIDISIILFKNRSTAYLKKMREEIEDAGMHIAVMNTYPDFTHPDPVERKRQLVQLKRDIASANVLGAEMVRVTAGQAHPQTNRKQGIAWAIEGLMGAVDTSEREGVKLVFENHSKPGAWEYYDFCYPPDIFLEIAGRLTDTPIRILFDTANPVAYGHDPLSVLHQVIDQLLCVHAADTQTQGVFKPVLIGTGAVPFSDIFSVLKQSGYDGWISIEEASGLGETGVVEAVKFVRRAWKEAGGTL, encoded by the coding sequence ATGAAATTAAGCTGTTTGCCGGTATCTTATTTTAAGGAAATCATCAATGGAGATATGTCAATTGGTGAGTGGGCTCATCAGGCAGCTACTATAGGTCTTGATGCCATTGATATCAGTATTATTCTTTTTAAGAATCGCAGTACTGCGTATTTAAAAAAAATGCGTGAGGAAATTGAAGATGCTGGTATGCATATTGCTGTGATGAATACATACCCAGACTTTACTCATCCTGATCCTGTTGAACGAAAACGTCAGCTTGTTCAGTTGAAGAGGGATATTGCTTCAGCAAACGTGCTGGGTGCGGAAATGGTTCGTGTAACCGCAGGTCAGGCACATCCGCAAACTAACCGAAAGCAGGGAATTGCCTGGGCAATTGAAGGCCTGATGGGCGCTGTTGACACCTCGGAGCGTGAGGGGGTGAAACTTGTATTTGAGAATCATTCCAAGCCAGGTGCATGGGAATACTATGATTTTTGTTATCCTCCGGATATATTTCTGGAAATAGCCGGACGTCTCACGGATACTCCGATCAGGATACTCTTCGATACCGCCAATCCCGTGGCGTATGGCCATGATCCTTTGTCTGTCTTGCATCAGGTTATCGACCAACTGCTTTGCGTGCATGCTGCCGATACGCAGACACAAGGAGTTTTCAAGCCGGTGTTAATCGGTACAGGGGCGGTGCCTTTTAGCGATATATTCTCAGTTTTGAAACAATCAGGTTATGATGGATGGATTAGTATTGAAGAAGCAAGCGGTCTTGGAGAAACAGGCGTGGTAGAAGCAGTCAAATTTGTTCGAAGAGCATGGAAGGAGGCTGGTGGCACATTATGA